The nucleotide sequence GACCCCGCCGTCCTCGGCCCCAGGAGGCTCCTCGACCGGCTTTGTCCGGGGGCCCACGGCCGCCTGAGACCGGCCCTCCGAGGACCGTCACCGCCGCCATCGTCGCCGACGCGCTGCAGCGACGGTTCGCCCGCTACGACAAGGGCGGCGAGGAGCACTACAACCTCATCAGCGCGCTGCACAAGGCGATGCGCGGCTCCGATCCGGACGGGTCGCTGTACTGGCTGGCGCGGATGATCGACGGCGGCGAGGACCCGCTCTACATCGCCCGCCGCGTGATCCGCGCGGCGAGCGAGGACGTCGGCCTGGCGGACCCGCGGGCGCTCACGATGGCCCTGGCCGCGAAGGACACGCTGCACTTCCTCGGCCAGCCCGAGGGCGAGCTGGCCCTGGCCGAGGCGGTGGTCTACGTCGCCACCGCGCCCAAGAGCAACCGCGTGTACGAGGCGTGGGGCCGGGCGCTGGAGGCGGCGCGCGAGCACCCGGCCGAGGGCGTGCCGCTGCACATCCGGAACGCGCCGACGGACCTGATGAAGGAGCTGGGCTACGGGAAGGGCTACGAGTACGCCCACAGCGTGCCCGAGGCGTATACGCCCCAGGAGTACCTGCCGCCGGCGCTGCGGGGCGCGAAGTTCTATGAGCCGACGGCGTTCGGGTTCGAGAAGGACGTCGCCAAGCGGATGGAGTGGTGGGAGGGGCTGAAGAAGCGGGTGGGGAAGGGCGTCGCGGGAGCCGGGCCGGCAGCCCCAGAGGTCCCCTGACGCTCGAATGACGCCCGGCCGGTAGGGTTTGCCGGGCCGTGTCCGGGCATGACCAGCTGACCCGAGGGAAGTGCCATCGCCAAGGACCTGATTTCGGTTGCGCCGCCGGTCGAGCGCGCATTGCTGGT is from Gemmatimonadales bacterium and encodes:
- a CDS encoding replication-associated recombination protein A, producing MKKPEPSLFAPPASAQPLAARMRPRTLEEFLGQEELLGPGKALGELIRRGEVGSMIFWGPPGSGKTTLALLIAQYTDREFVPFSAVTEGVPRVREIIHEAEERLAQYGRRTILFCDEIHRFNRAQQDAFLPHVERGTIALIGATTENPSFEITGALLSRTRVFVLEPLSEEHVRTLVRRALADEERGLGKLKLALEDDALALLAREADGDARRALQALEAAAEYLTGSVGSGAAPVSEPPGAEGPSPASRGPRRPRPQEAPRPALSGGPRPPETGPPRTVTAAIVADALQRRFARYDKGGEEHYNLISALHKAMRGSDPDGSLYWLARMIDGGEDPLYIARRVIRAASEDVGLADPRALTMALAAKDTLHFLGQPEGELALAEAVVYVATAPKSNRVYEAWGRALEAAREHPAEGVPLHIRNAPTDLMKELGYGKGYEYAHSVPEAYTPQEYLPPALRGAKFYEPTAFGFEKDVAKRMEWWEGLKKRVGKGVAGAGPAAPEVP